The following proteins come from a genomic window of Pseudomonas cichorii:
- a CDS encoding response regulator produces MSMIPLLICDDSNMARKQLLRALPEDWGVSVTMATNGLEGLGAVRNGLGEVVLLDLTMPVMDGYQALAAIRAENLEAKVIVVSGDVQDEAVRRVMELGALAFLKKPADPDELKQTLVRLGLMGEPTKVPTAVVPLKDGAISFQDAFRETINVAMGRAAALLAKVLGVFVQLPVPNVNMLEVGELHMALADAHRDQRLTAVCQGYIGGGISGEALLIFHDSELSDMSQLMQRDSPDYTDMEMLLDLSTVLIGACLSGIAEQIDIAFSQGHPQILGAQGGIDDLIRVNSKRWKKTLAVEISYNIEGHNIHFDLLMLFTEDSVELLTRKLAYMMS; encoded by the coding sequence ATGTCCATGATTCCGCTGCTGATTTGCGATGACTCCAACATGGCTCGCAAGCAACTATTGCGAGCCTTGCCTGAGGACTGGGGTGTATCGGTCACGATGGCAACCAATGGACTCGAAGGGCTGGGTGCCGTTCGCAATGGATTGGGTGAGGTCGTACTGCTGGACCTGACCATGCCCGTGATGGATGGCTATCAGGCGCTGGCTGCCATTCGTGCAGAAAACCTTGAAGCCAAGGTGATCGTGGTTTCCGGCGACGTTCAGGATGAAGCGGTCCGGCGTGTCATGGAACTTGGCGCACTGGCCTTCCTGAAAAAGCCCGCCGACCCCGACGAACTCAAGCAGACCCTTGTGCGGCTGGGCCTGATGGGCGAGCCGACCAAGGTGCCAACCGCCGTTGTGCCGCTCAAGGATGGCGCCATCAGTTTCCAGGATGCCTTCCGGGAAACCATCAACGTCGCCATGGGCCGTGCCGCGGCCTTGCTGGCCAAGGTGCTGGGCGTATTCGTGCAATTGCCGGTCCCCAACGTCAACATGCTCGAAGTCGGTGAGCTGCATATGGCCCTTGCCGATGCCCATCGCGACCAGCGTCTCACGGCGGTGTGCCAGGGCTATATCGGCGGCGGCATTTCCGGCGAAGCACTGCTGATTTTCCATGACTCGGAACTCTCCGACATGTCTCAGCTGATGCAGCGCGACTCGCCTGACTACACCGACATGGAAATGCTGCTGGACCTGTCCACGGTCCTGATTGGCGCCTGCCTGAGCGGGATTGCCGAGCAGATCGATATCGCTTTCTCCCAGGGACACCCGCAGATTCTGGGCGCTCAGGGCGGGATCGATGACCTGATTCGCGTCAACAGCAAGCGCTGGAAGAAGACTCTCGCGGTGGAGATCAGTTACAACATCGAAGGCCACAACATTCACTTCGATCTGTTGATGTTGTTCACCGAAGACTCGGTCGAACTGCTGACGCGCAAACTTGCCTACATGATGAGCTGA
- a CDS encoding 3-phosphoshikimate 1-carboxyvinyltransferase produces the protein MRPQSTLTVLPVEHPLVGRVSPPGSKSITNRALLLAGLAKGTSRLTGALKSDDTRVMSEALRLMGVQVDEPDDSTFVVTSSGHWQAPQQALFLGNAGTATRFLTAALANFEGEFIVDGDEYMRKRPIGPLVDALQRMGVQVSAPTGCPPVTIKGLGGLAAGRIEIDGNLSSQYVSALLMAGACGQGPIEVTLTGSEIGARGYVDLTLAAMKAFGAEVEAIGDAAWKVSATGYQATDFHIEPDASAATYLWAAQVLTEGKIDLGVATEEFTQPDALASQIIDSFPNMPAVIDGSQMQDAIPTLAVLAAFNNHPVRFVGLANLRVKECDRISALSHGLCAIAPGLAVEEGDDLLVHANPALSGQTVDALIDTHSDHRIAMCFALAGLKIAGIRILDPDCVGKTYPGYWAALESLGVQIRR, from the coding sequence ATGCGACCTCAATCCACACTCACTGTTTTGCCTGTCGAGCACCCTCTGGTCGGGCGCGTCAGCCCGCCGGGCTCCAAATCGATCACCAACCGTGCGTTGCTGCTGGCTGGCCTGGCAAAAGGGACGAGTCGCCTGACAGGTGCCTTGAAGAGTGACGATACCCGCGTCATGTCCGAAGCCCTGCGCCTGATGGGCGTCCAGGTCGATGAACCGGATGACAGCACCTTCGTCGTCACCAGTTCCGGTCACTGGCAAGCTCCGCAACAGGCGCTGTTCCTGGGCAATGCCGGCACCGCGACCCGCTTCCTGACCGCTGCACTGGCCAACTTCGAAGGTGAATTCATCGTCGATGGCGATGAGTACATGCGCAAGCGTCCTATCGGCCCGCTGGTCGATGCCTTGCAGCGCATGGGCGTACAGGTCAGCGCGCCGACCGGTTGCCCGCCCGTCACGATCAAGGGCCTGGGCGGCCTGGCCGCCGGGCGTATCGAAATCGACGGCAATCTTTCCAGCCAGTACGTCTCGGCCTTGCTGATGGCCGGCGCCTGCGGGCAAGGTCCGATCGAAGTGACCCTGACCGGCAGCGAAATCGGCGCACGCGGCTATGTGGACCTGACCCTGGCGGCAATGAAAGCCTTTGGCGCTGAAGTCGAAGCGATTGGCGATGCGGCCTGGAAAGTCTCGGCCACCGGTTATCAGGCCACGGATTTCCATATCGAACCTGACGCTTCGGCGGCCACTTACCTGTGGGCCGCCCAAGTGCTGACCGAAGGCAAGATCGACCTGGGTGTCGCCACTGAAGAATTCACCCAGCCCGATGCACTGGCCAGCCAGATCATCGATAGCTTTCCGAACATGCCGGCCGTGATCGACGGTTCGCAGATGCAGGACGCGATCCCGACGCTGGCGGTGCTGGCGGCGTTCAACAACCATCCAGTGCGCTTCGTCGGCCTGGCCAACCTGCGGGTCAAGGAATGCGACCGCATTTCCGCGCTGTCACACGGCCTGTGCGCCATCGCGCCGGGGCTGGCGGTAGAAGAGGGTGACGATCTACTGGTTCATGCCAACCCGGCACTGAGCGGTCAGACCGTCGATGCCTTGATCGACACCCATTCCGACCACCGAATCGCCATGTGCTTCGCCCTGGCGGGCCTGAAGATCGCAGGCATCCGGATTCTCGACCCCGATTGCGTCGGCAAGACCTATCCCGGCTACTGGGCGGCGCTGGAATCGCTGGGCGTGCAGATCAGGCGCTAG
- a CDS encoding glucurono-1,5-lactonase, giving the protein MDAELIFDARNATGESPVWSVREQALYWVDIPAGRLYRWNAADNRIHSWKAPQMLACIAAHSSGGWIAGMESGLFHLLPGEGENLTGTLLAGVGHGQPGMRFNDGRCDRQGRFWAGTMLLDMAAGVPAGALYRYSAGQQQLNAQLQGYIVPNGLGFSPDGKTMYLSDSHPSVQKIWAFDYDTDSGTPHDRRLFVDMNDYPGRPDGAAVDSDGCYWICGNDAGLIHRFTPKGRLDRSVAVPVKKPTMCAFGGSGLDTLYITSIRPGGDIGDQPLAGGVFAFRPGVTGLEEPIFQG; this is encoded by the coding sequence ATGGATGCTGAACTGATCTTCGATGCCCGCAACGCCACGGGTGAAAGCCCTGTCTGGAGTGTTCGCGAGCAAGCGCTTTACTGGGTCGACATTCCTGCCGGGCGTTTGTACCGCTGGAATGCTGCCGATAACCGTATCCACAGCTGGAAAGCCCCGCAGATGTTGGCCTGCATCGCTGCTCACAGCAGTGGCGGCTGGATCGCCGGGATGGAAAGCGGCCTGTTTCACCTGCTGCCCGGCGAAGGCGAAAACCTGACCGGCACCCTGCTGGCGGGCGTCGGGCATGGACAACCCGGCATGCGCTTCAATGACGGTCGCTGCGACCGTCAGGGGCGTTTCTGGGCGGGCACCATGCTCCTGGACATGGCCGCAGGCGTGCCTGCCGGGGCCTTGTATCGCTACAGCGCGGGACAGCAGCAACTGAATGCGCAATTACAGGGCTACATCGTTCCCAATGGTCTAGGGTTCAGCCCTGACGGCAAAACGATGTACCTGTCCGACTCCCACCCCAGCGTGCAGAAAATCTGGGCGTTCGATTACGACACGGACAGCGGCACCCCTCATGACCGCCGTCTGTTCGTGGACATGAACGACTATCCGGGCCGTCCCGATGGCGCGGCAGTAGACAGCGATGGCTGTTACTGGATCTGCGGCAACGATGCCGGGTTGATCCATCGGTTCACGCCAAAGGGCAGGCTCGACCGCTCCGTGGCCGTCCCGGTGAAAAAACCAACCATGTGCGCTTTTGGTGGTTCAGGGCTGGATACCCTGTACATCACGTCCATTCGCCCGGGGGGCGATATCGGCGACCAACCTCTGGCTGGCGGCGTGTTTGCCTTCAGACCCGGCGTGACCGGGCTTGAGGAGCCGATATTCCAGGGCTGA
- the mltA gene encoding murein transglycosylase A, translated as MTLFSRQWRKGLALVAPLALLLTACDVSEKPTKTTPPHTSYNKATWEALPAVTDSDLQAGFGSWRSACTRLKADPVWGGTCSAAASLAADASATDIRAFLHANLQVYSLRNDSGSADGLITGYYEPIYQGSLKQTAQASVPVYGIPDDLIVVNLDSIYPELKGKRLRGRLEGRVLKPYDDAATINDKGLNAPVIAWLTDPMDLQFLQIQGSGRVNLPDGTQARLAYADQNGRPYRAIGRWLVEQGELKKEDVTMGTITAWAKANPLRVPELLASNPSYVFFTRNPDSNEGPRGSLNVPLTAGYSVAIDRKVIPLGSLLWLSTTRPDGSSLVRPVAAQDTGGAIAGEVRADLFWGTGEAAGHLAGDMKQKGNIWLLWPKDKPLPQDGEPAQK; from the coding sequence ATGACTCTGTTTTCCAGACAATGGCGCAAAGGTCTGGCGCTGGTTGCACCGCTGGCCTTGCTGCTTACTGCATGTGATGTCTCCGAGAAGCCGACCAAGACCACTCCACCTCATACCTCTTACAACAAGGCCACATGGGAAGCTCTGCCAGCCGTTACTGACAGTGACTTGCAGGCAGGCTTCGGCTCATGGCGCAGCGCGTGCACCCGACTCAAGGCCGATCCGGTCTGGGGCGGCACCTGCAGCGCAGCAGCCAGTCTGGCCGCAGATGCCAGCGCGACGGATATCCGCGCCTTTCTGCATGCCAATCTGCAGGTCTACAGCCTGCGCAACGACAGCGGCAGCGCCGACGGCCTGATTACCGGCTACTACGAACCCATCTATCAAGGCAGCCTGAAACAGACCGCTCAGGCTTCGGTCCCGGTCTATGGCATTCCCGATGATCTGATCGTGGTCAATCTGGACAGTATCTATCCCGAGCTCAAGGGCAAGCGCCTGCGTGGACGGCTTGAAGGACGAGTGCTCAAGCCTTATGACGACGCCGCGACCATCAACGATAAAGGACTGAATGCGCCCGTGATCGCCTGGCTGACCGACCCGATGGATCTGCAATTCCTGCAGATCCAGGGCTCCGGACGGGTGAACCTGCCAGACGGTACGCAAGCGCGCCTGGCATACGCCGATCAGAACGGTCGTCCTTACCGCGCCATTGGCCGCTGGCTGGTGGAGCAGGGCGAGTTGAAGAAAGAAGACGTAACCATGGGCACCATTACCGCCTGGGCCAAGGCCAACCCGCTGCGGGTTCCCGAGCTGCTGGCCAGCAACCCCAGTTATGTGTTCTTCACCCGCAACCCGGACAGCAACGAAGGACCAAGGGGTTCACTGAACGTGCCGCTGACCGCCGGTTACAGCGTGGCCATCGACCGCAAAGTGATTCCACTGGGCAGTCTGCTCTGGCTGTCGACCACACGCCCTGACGGCAGCAGCCTGGTTCGGCCAGTGGCGGCTCAGGACACCGGTGGAGCCATTGCCGGGGAAGTGCGCGCCGATCTGTTCTGGGGCACGGGGGAAGCAGCCGGGCATCTGGCCGGGGACATGAAGCAAAAGGGCAATATCTGGCTCCTGTGGCCCAAGGACAAGCCCTTGCCTCAGGATGGCGAGCCTGCGCAGAAGTAG
- a CDS encoding sigma-70 family RNA polymerase sigma factor: MARSQDRDSFMRIYDHFAPRLLRYLTGLKVPDGQAEELMQEVLLKLWHKAESFDPAKASLGTWLFRIARNLYIDSVRKDSGWVVVQNSLEQLELLEAPADSSLDYSQRQEKQLNMAIQNLPADQARVLRMSYFEALSHREIAQRLGMPLGTVKSCLRLAFQKLRSKVEES, encoded by the coding sequence GTGGCCCGCAGTCAGGACCGCGACAGCTTCATGCGCATCTACGATCACTTCGCGCCCCGTCTGTTGCGCTATCTGACGGGGTTGAAAGTGCCTGACGGGCAGGCCGAAGAGCTGATGCAGGAAGTGCTGCTCAAACTGTGGCACAAGGCTGAATCCTTTGATCCGGCCAAGGCCAGTCTCGGAACCTGGTTGTTCCGGATCGCGCGCAACCTGTATATCGACAGCGTGCGCAAGGACAGTGGCTGGGTCGTGGTGCAGAATTCGCTGGAACAACTCGAGCTTCTGGAGGCGCCTGCCGACAGCTCCCTCGATTACAGCCAGCGCCAGGAAAAACAACTGAACATGGCCATCCAGAACCTGCCGGCCGATCAGGCCAGGGTTTTACGGATGTCCTACTTTGAAGCGCTCAGCCATCGAGAGATCGCCCAGCGCCTTGGCATGCCTTTAGGAACTGTGAAGTCGTGCCTGCGCCTGGCCTTTCAAAAGCTGCGCTCCAAGGTCGAGGAGTCATGA
- a CDS encoding TRAP transporter substrate-binding protein translates to MDFKRKLLLTVLPLAFCFSNAALAEIKIKFAEVHPTGYPPVVAEQNMGKKLQEQSNGDISFKMFAGGVLGSEKEVIEQVQANAIQMTRVSLGIVGPVVPDVNVFNLPFVFRDHEHMRAIIDGEIGQEILDKITHSNFNLVALAWMDGGTRNLYTKKPVRQISDLKGMKIRVQGNPVFIDTINGMGGNGIAMATGEIFSALQTGVIDGAENNPPTLLEHNHYQNAKFYTLTEHLILPEPVVISKATWEKLSPDQQALVKKLAREAQMEERVLWDKKSSEAEAKLKASGVEFITLTPEQKKAFYDATQPVRDKYGAPYKELISRIEAVKTDATKVGAN, encoded by the coding sequence ATGGATTTCAAACGCAAGCTCCTCCTCACCGTATTGCCGTTGGCCTTTTGCTTCTCGAACGCCGCCCTGGCGGAAATAAAGATCAAATTCGCCGAAGTACACCCTACCGGTTACCCGCCGGTGGTCGCCGAACAGAACATGGGCAAGAAACTGCAGGAACAAAGCAACGGCGATATCAGCTTCAAGATGTTCGCGGGCGGTGTGCTGGGCTCGGAGAAAGAAGTGATCGAGCAGGTCCAGGCCAATGCCATCCAGATGACCCGGGTCAGCCTGGGTATCGTGGGCCCGGTGGTACCGGACGTGAACGTGTTCAACCTGCCGTTTGTGTTCCGTGACCATGAACACATGCGCGCCATCATCGACGGTGAGATCGGTCAGGAAATCCTCGACAAGATCACCCACTCGAACTTCAACCTGGTGGCCCTTGCCTGGATGGATGGCGGTACTCGCAACCTGTACACCAAGAAGCCGGTACGGCAGATATCCGACCTCAAGGGCATGAAGATCCGGGTACAAGGCAATCCGGTATTCATCGACACCATCAATGGCATGGGCGGCAACGGCATCGCCATGGCCACGGGCGAAATCTTCAGTGCCTTGCAGACCGGCGTGATCGACGGCGCGGAAAACAACCCGCCGACCCTGCTGGAACACAACCACTACCAGAACGCCAAGTTCTACACCCTGACCGAGCACCTGATCCTGCCCGAGCCGGTGGTGATCTCCAAGGCAACCTGGGAAAAGCTCAGCCCCGACCAGCAGGCGCTGGTGAAGAAGCTGGCTCGCGAAGCCCAGATGGAAGAGCGCGTGCTGTGGGACAAGAAGTCGTCCGAAGCCGAAGCGAAACTCAAGGCCAGCGGCGTGGAATTCATCACCCTCACGCCTGAGCAGAAGAAGGCTTTCTACGATGCCACGCAGCCTGTGCGCGACAAATACGGTGCGCCTTACAAGGAACTGATCAGCCGTATCGAAGCCGTCAAGACCGATGCCACCAAGGTCGGCGCCAACTAA
- a CDS encoding TRAP transporter small permease yields the protein MKNTLLRINDVLYRICIAIAGLSVLTMSLIIPWGIFARYVLGSGSSWPEPTAILLMVVFTFFGAAASYRAGAHMAVAMATERMSPQLRQAAAVLVQILMAVVCVFMTTKGFKLCATTWNQFLGDMPFLRVGISYLPIPIGGILTLIFVLEKLFLGDQSHRRAVRFDLLEESEEAA from the coding sequence ATGAAAAATACGCTACTGCGCATTAACGACGTGCTTTACCGGATCTGCATCGCGATTGCCGGCCTGTCGGTGCTGACGATGAGCCTGATCATCCCCTGGGGCATCTTTGCCCGTTACGTACTGGGCAGTGGCTCCAGTTGGCCGGAGCCCACCGCGATCCTGCTGATGGTGGTGTTCACCTTCTTCGGCGCAGCCGCCAGTTACCGTGCCGGTGCGCACATGGCGGTAGCGATGGCGACTGAACGCATGTCGCCACAACTGCGCCAGGCCGCTGCGGTCCTGGTGCAAATCCTCATGGCGGTGGTGTGTGTGTTCATGACCACCAAGGGGTTCAAGCTCTGCGCGACGACCTGGAATCAATTTCTCGGTGATATGCCTTTCCTGCGCGTGGGGATTTCCTACCTGCCGATTCCCATTGGCGGAATTCTGACCCTGATCTTCGTGCTGGAAAAACTGTTTCTGGGTGATCAAAGCCACCGCCGTGCCGTGCGCTTCGATCTGTTGGAAGAAAGCGAAGAGGCCGCATGA
- a CDS encoding PAS domain-containing protein, with protein MSHIDINELHWLLAVTQNIDVGIVVLDRDYRVMVWNTFMENRSGVTPYEATSKTFFELFPEVNQQWFSKKVENVVTLGTPAFTIWEQRPYLVRFKNYQPITGQEEFMYQNTTMFPLRATNNEINQICLVIYDVTDVATNRHQLQAALKQLSDSQPANG; from the coding sequence ATGAGCCATATCGATATCAACGAGCTGCACTGGCTGTTGGCCGTCACCCAGAACATCGACGTCGGCATCGTGGTCCTGGACCGGGATTACCGGGTGATGGTCTGGAATACCTTCATGGAGAACCGCTCTGGCGTGACGCCGTACGAGGCGACCAGCAAGACGTTCTTCGAGCTGTTTCCCGAGGTCAACCAGCAGTGGTTCAGCAAGAAGGTCGAGAATGTCGTGACCCTCGGCACGCCTGCTTTCACGATCTGGGAGCAGCGACCTTATCTGGTGCGTTTCAAGAACTACCAGCCCATCACCGGGCAGGAAGAGTTCATGTACCAGAACACCACGATGTTTCCGCTGCGGGCGACCAACAACGAGATCAACCAGATCTGTCTGGTGATCTACGACGTGACGGACGTGGCCACCAACCGGCATCAATTGCAGGCAGCGCTCAAGCAGCTCTCCGACAGCCAGCCTGCCAACGGTTAA
- a CDS encoding TRAP transporter large permease, translating into MDAFILLGSFIALILLGMPVAYALGLSALIGAWWIEIPFDALMIQVAGGVNKFSLLAIPFFVLAGAIMAEGGMSRRLVAFAGVLVGFVRGGLSLVNIVASTFFGAISGSSVADTASVGSVLIPEMERKGYPRDFSTAVTVSGSVQALLTPPSHNSVLYSLAAGGTVSIASLFMAGIMPGLLLSAVLMVLCMIFARKRNYPKGEVIPLRQALKIAADALWGLMAMVIILGGILTGVFTATESAAVAVVWSFFVTMFIYRDYKWRDLPKLMHRAVRTISIVMILIGFAASFGYILTLMEIPMKITTAFLTLSDNRYVILMCINVMLLLLGTVMDMAPLILILTPILLPVITGIGVDPVHFGMIMLVNLGIGLITPPVGAVLFVGAAVGKVSIEATVKALLPFYLALFMVLMMVTYIPAISLWLPSVVL; encoded by the coding sequence ATGGACGCTTTTATATTGCTGGGAAGCTTCATCGCGCTGATTCTCCTGGGCATGCCGGTCGCTTATGCACTGGGCCTTTCGGCGCTTATTGGAGCCTGGTGGATTGAGATTCCTTTCGATGCACTGATGATTCAGGTGGCAGGCGGCGTGAACAAGTTTTCGCTGCTGGCGATTCCGTTCTTCGTGCTGGCTGGCGCAATCATGGCCGAAGGCGGAATGTCCCGACGACTGGTGGCGTTTGCCGGTGTGCTGGTGGGGTTCGTGCGGGGCGGCCTGTCCTTGGTGAATATCGTCGCGTCGACCTTCTTTGGTGCCATCTCGGGTTCGTCCGTGGCCGATACCGCCTCGGTCGGTTCGGTGCTGATTCCGGAAATGGAGCGCAAAGGCTACCCGCGGGACTTCTCCACCGCCGTGACGGTCAGTGGTTCGGTACAAGCCCTGTTGACGCCGCCCAGCCATAACTCGGTACTGTACTCGCTGGCGGCAGGCGGCACGGTGTCCATCGCTTCGCTGTTCATGGCCGGAATCATGCCGGGCTTGCTGCTCAGCGCGGTATTGATGGTGTTGTGCATGATCTTTGCGCGCAAACGCAATTACCCCAAGGGTGAAGTCATTCCACTGCGCCAGGCACTGAAAATTGCCGCCGATGCACTCTGGGGCCTGATGGCCATGGTCATTATCCTCGGCGGGATCCTGACCGGCGTGTTCACCGCGACCGAGTCGGCGGCTGTCGCCGTGGTCTGGTCGTTCTTCGTCACCATGTTCATCTACCGCGACTACAAGTGGCGCGACTTGCCCAAGCTGATGCACCGGGCGGTACGGACCATTTCCATCGTCATGATCCTGATCGGTTTTGCTGCCAGCTTCGGTTACATCCTGACGCTGATGGAAATCCCCATGAAGATCACCACGGCCTTCCTGACCTTGTCGGATAACCGTTACGTGATCCTGATGTGCATCAACGTCATGCTGCTGTTGCTGGGTACGGTGATGGACATGGCACCGTTGATCCTGATTCTGACTCCGATCCTGCTGCCCGTGATTACCGGCATCGGCGTCGATCCGGTTCACTTCGGCATGATCATGCTGGTCAATCTGGGAATCGGCCTGATTACACCGCCGGTGGGCGCGGTGCTGTTCGTCGGGGCGGCGGTGGGCAAAGTCTCCATCGAAGCCACCGTCAAGGCACTGCTGCCGTTCTATCTGGCGTTGTTCATGGTGCTGATGATGGTGACCTACATTCCTGCCATTTCGCTGTGGTTGCCCAGCGTGGTGCTTTAA
- a CDS encoding RES family NAD+ phosphorylase, whose product MIHVYRLVKRKWLAQAFDGEGAKLYGGRWNSKGQACVYCAGSESLALLEVLVHLDNSSMIQHYVMLELLIPKDRILKVRPDTLPADWREEPAPASTSSFGDAWLESGQSLALAVPSVIVPREFNYLLNVRHSSFKTIVAKAMELDFEVDSRLA is encoded by the coding sequence GTGATCCATGTCTATCGTCTTGTAAAACGCAAATGGCTGGCTCAGGCTTTCGACGGCGAAGGTGCAAAGCTCTACGGTGGACGCTGGAACAGCAAGGGCCAGGCCTGCGTGTATTGCGCCGGCAGCGAATCGCTGGCGTTGCTGGAGGTGCTGGTCCATCTGGATAACTCCAGCATGATCCAGCACTACGTCATGCTGGAACTGCTGATTCCCAAGGACCGCATTCTCAAGGTTCGTCCCGATACCCTGCCTGCAGACTGGCGCGAAGAGCCCGCTCCGGCCTCTACCTCGTCTTTCGGGGATGCATGGCTGGAGTCGGGTCAGAGTCTGGCGCTGGCGGTGCCCAGCGTGATCGTGCCGCGGGAGTTCAACTACCTGCTGAATGTGCGCCATTCGTCCTTCAAGACCATCGTGGCCAAGGCCATGGAGCTGGATTTCGAGGTAGATAGCCGACTGGCTTAG
- a CDS encoding ChrR family anti-sigma-E factor has protein sequence MSPVHHPDEATLVSYASGALAQTISLVTAAHFEQCAECRDRLRHAERIGGLLIQQYSAAVEPAKGRDAMLARLGEPPRADVQAEPVVKSPDLLPVALHAHFGRYLSEQPWKTLLPGVQRVRAKGFEQGNLMLLRIAPGVSMPLHSHEGSEMTLVLQGSYHDELGEYRPGDLADLDSDTQHQPTANGDEYCICVMGTDSPLRFQGLVARMLQPIFGI, from the coding sequence ATGAGCCCGGTCCATCATCCCGATGAAGCCACCCTGGTCAGCTACGCCTCGGGTGCGCTGGCACAGACAATTTCTCTGGTTACCGCCGCTCATTTTGAACAGTGTGCTGAGTGTCGTGATCGCCTGCGCCATGCAGAACGCATCGGCGGTTTGCTGATCCAGCAATACAGCGCAGCCGTGGAGCCCGCCAAGGGACGCGATGCCATGCTTGCCCGCCTGGGTGAGCCGCCTCGTGCCGATGTACAGGCCGAGCCTGTCGTTAAGAGTCCGGACTTGTTACCCGTTGCCCTGCACGCCCATTTTGGCCGCTACCTGAGCGAGCAGCCCTGGAAAACCCTGCTTCCCGGTGTGCAGCGGGTTCGTGCCAAGGGCTTTGAACAAGGCAACCTCATGCTGCTGAGAATCGCTCCCGGTGTCAGCATGCCGCTGCACAGCCATGAGGGCAGCGAAATGACACTCGTGCTCCAGGGTTCCTATCACGATGAACTGGGCGAATACCGGCCCGGAGACCTCGCCGATCTGGATAGCGATACGCAGCACCAGCCTACGGCCAACGGCGATGAATATTGCATCTGTGTAATGGGCACCGATTCCCCGCTGCGCTTCCAGGGCCTGGTTGCCCGGATGCTGCAGCCGATTTTCGGGATCTGA
- a CDS encoding NAD-dependent epimerase/dehydratase family protein — MTTARHTQNPFNRLLLTGAAGGLGKVLRKTLKPYAKTLRLSDIAELEPPVDSSEEVQRCDLSDKQAVHQLVEGVDAILHFGGVSVERPFEEILGANIAGVFHIYEAARRHGVKRVIFASSNHVIGFYKQDQVIDAHAPRRPDGYYGLSKSYGEDMASFYFDRYGIETVSIRIGSSFSEPQNRRMMSTWLSYDDLTQLLERALYTLDVGHTVVYGMSDNKTVWWDNRLASHLEYSPKDSSEVFRAKVEAQPMPAADDPARIYQGGAFVAAGPFGDE; from the coding sequence ATGACCACAGCTCGTCATACTCAAAATCCCTTCAACCGCCTCCTGCTCACAGGTGCGGCAGGAGGCCTGGGCAAGGTGTTGCGCAAGACACTGAAGCCTTATGCGAAAACGCTCAGACTCTCCGATATCGCGGAACTCGAGCCTCCTGTTGATAGTAGTGAAGAAGTCCAGAGATGTGATCTCTCCGACAAACAGGCCGTACATCAGCTGGTGGAAGGCGTCGATGCGATCCTGCATTTCGGCGGTGTTTCAGTCGAACGTCCCTTCGAGGAAATCCTCGGCGCCAATATCGCCGGCGTGTTCCATATCTACGAAGCCGCCCGCCGCCACGGCGTCAAACGGGTGATCTTCGCCAGCTCCAACCATGTCATCGGCTTCTACAAGCAAGACCAGGTCATCGATGCCCATGCCCCTCGTCGCCCGGACGGTTACTACGGTCTTTCAAAGTCCTATGGCGAAGACATGGCCAGTTTCTACTTTGATCGTTACGGTATAGAAACTGTGAGTATCCGCATCGGCTCTTCGTTCAGTGAACCTCAAAACCGTCGGATGATGAGCACCTGGCTCAGCTACGACGACCTGACCCAACTCCTGGAACGTGCCCTGTATACGCTGGATGTCGGCCATACCGTGGTGTACGGGATGTCAGACAACAAGACCGTGTGGTGGGATAACCGGCTGGCCAGCCATCTGGAGTATTCCCCCAAGGACAGCTCCGAAGTTTTCCGCGCCAAGGTCGAAGCCCAGCCGATGCCTGCCGCCGACGATCCGGCCCGGATCTATCAAGGTGGCGCCTTTGTCGCAGCAGGGCCTTTCGGCGACGAATAA
- the parS gene encoding type II RES/Xre toxin-antitoxin system antitoxin gives MPLAIRDYYPTPAQEEDFWQRLGVPPRGAQLYNALRAGLPYEVFERLASYTDLNRSTLAEHLGIAPATLQRRLKVRQFNAEESDRLFRLAAIYKAAMDLFEDDTEATRRWLTKPVYGLGQRRPLEMLTTSAEAQAVLDLIGRLEHGVVA, from the coding sequence ATGCCTCTGGCTATTCGCGACTATTACCCAACCCCCGCTCAGGAGGAAGACTTCTGGCAAAGACTGGGCGTGCCTCCCCGTGGCGCGCAGTTGTACAACGCCTTGCGTGCCGGGTTGCCCTACGAAGTGTTCGAGCGACTGGCCAGCTACACCGACCTGAATCGCTCGACTCTGGCCGAACACTTGGGGATTGCGCCCGCAACACTGCAACGGCGCCTCAAGGTGCGTCAGTTCAATGCCGAGGAAAGCGACCGGCTGTTTCGCCTGGCGGCCATCTACAAGGCCGCAATGGACCTGTTCGAAGACGACACCGAAGCCACCCGCCGCTGGCTGACCAAGCCGGTCTACGGGCTGGGTCAGCGCAGGCCGCTGGAAATGCTCACCACCTCGGCAGAAGCCCAGGCCGTGCTGGACCTGATCGGTCGTCTTGAGCACGGGGTCGTTGCGTGA